A stretch of the Candidatus Gracilibacteria bacterium genome encodes the following:
- the rplU gene encoding 50S ribosomal protein L21 — translation MLAVIEVGGNQFIVQKGDIIEVKKQDVEVGKKMTVEALLISGLDGKDMKLGAPFIGGSKIECKVLEQKKGEKVRVFKMKSKKRYMRNKGFRPQVTQLEILSIA, via the coding sequence ATGTTAGCAGTTATAGAAGTTGGAGGAAATCAATTCATCGTACAAAAAGGTGATATCATCGAAGTTAAAAAACAAGATGTTGAAGTTGGTAAAAAGATGACAGTAGAAGCACTACTGATTTCTGGTCTAGATGGAAAAGACATGAAATTAGGAGCTCCATTTATTGGTGGTTCTAAAATCGAATGTAAAGTTCTAGAACAAAAAAAAGGAGAAAAAGTACGAGTTTTTAAGATGAAATCTAAAAAAAGATATATGAGAAACAAAGGGTTTAGACCTCAAGTTACTCAACTAGAAATCCTGTCTATAGCTTAA